From Tachysurus fulvidraco isolate hzauxx_2018 chromosome 10, HZAU_PFXX_2.0, whole genome shotgun sequence, one genomic window encodes:
- the tmem258 gene encoding transmembrane protein 258: MELEAMTRYTSPVNPAVFPHLTVVLLAIGMFFTAWFFVYEVTSTKYTRDVYKELLISLVASLFMGFGVLFLLLWVGIYV; the protein is encoded by the exons ATG GAGCTGGAGGCCATGACCAGATACACGAGTCCGGTGAACCCGGCTGTATTTCCTCACCTCACTGTGGTGCTGCTTGCAATTGGAATGTTCTTCACAGCCTGGTTCTTTGT CTACGAGGTAACGTCCACAAAATACACACGAGATGTATACAAGGAGCTGCTCATCTCACTGGTCGCGTCACTCTTCATGGGCTTTGGCGTTCTCTTCCTGCTGCTTTGGGTTGGAATCTATGTGTGA